CTGGCCTGAAAAGTATAGCCTGACCTCTCTCTGGTTTACTAACTCCCTTCTTGGCCAAACTGTTGGCCAAGAAATTAATCTTTGTATAAGCATGTCTGGATGATTGGATTGCTAGAAATTCCTTATAAGCATGTCTGAACTGGATTGCTAACCTTGGGGAGATTTGTCGAGTACTAATTGAATAAACCTTGCATCAAATGCTTAGATTACAAAATTGATACATGTAACTGATTCCCACCAATTGTTGTCACAGAATTGGAGGAGATTTTAAAGCAAATGTCAACGTCACAACTACTACTAAATCTAAATGCAGGTCTGAACTAAACAAATTTTAAGTTTTCCAGGTCTTTCCTTGGTCAACTATTTTTTCACAAAATCAAACATATAGCACcagattgaaacaatcaatttGCAGTTCATAACGAAAACATCAATTAAACCTGAGAAGGTAGGAAGTAGTAACAAGTGATACTAAATAATATTCATAGATCCCTTATAAACATcttaaaggaaaaaagaaaaaagcactGTCTGAGCAGAACTAAATGGATGCATAAGAATTTACAACTTCTTGTTCGTCGGTCTTATCTACAAGAACGTGTTTTCCTTTACTTTCCCCAGGCCTCATAGTGTTACCTGGCATTGCAGTTAAAACCCAAATGTGTTCTCCCCACTGTAAGTCATGTACAGGAACCCATCTTCATCCTTGTTTTCCTCATAGATTGCAGACATCATAGCAGCTGCACCCAACAACACAAAACACCGACCAATTAATTAACACTGCAGCTTCttccaacaaaacaaaataaatgttTAATACGGAGTGGTTTCTCACCTGTGGGTGGAAGAATGTTCTTAACAAAGATGAATATGGCTTTCTCAGCACTAAGCTTGATCCTCTTTCGAACCACATAAACAAACTGTCCAACAGTCAAATCAGCAGGAACTAGGTATCTGCAGTCATCATTGATAGAGAAAAAAGCTTAGAAAGCTTAAAGCACAGAAGATAAAGCATAACTGCTTTCACAATATAGATGTAAATTAAATAAGAGACTCGCGCCAACTGGAAATAAGATGACTTGTTCAGTTCATAATGAAACgaaaaaagaaaaactccgacATAGAACAAGCAACAACAGCGACAGAGGAAATGGAACATACTAGAATTTAAACTTCATCTTTCaaaatttaagaaaaaacaaAGAGAGAGAGTGACTAACTTCTTCTTATCGATATCAGGAATGTCACTCCTCTCAGCCTTCTCCACAATCACCTGTGAAAGACAATGAGTTGAAAGTCAGCTACATGATTCTGATGCCAAGTGCAGATATCCAAGGGGAAAAAAAGAAGGTTTTGTAAACATAAAACTAAACCAGAAACTTACAGGAATTCTATCAGGATACTTCTCCCTGATGCGAGCAGCTTCAGCCTGTCTCCTCTCTGTCAATCACAAGAACAACAGTTTTAAAATAACCCAtgtaaaacacaaaaataaagcgGAAAAAACTGCAACCAAGTAATATCAATCAAAAAGAAATATCAGAACTAAAGCTAAATAAATCATAGTTTAACCCAAGAACAGTCTTCTTATCTACCACCACTACTGTAACATTCAATTACTTCAACAGCAGTAAACCGGAAAAatctatattcatcaagctcggTAACATTAACTCCATCATAGATGTCATATCACTAACATAATTGACTCATATCtcatgaatcttctttaacatAATTGATTCATATCTCATGAATCAACCTTTAGCAGTCGTAACAACCGAAAAGAAATACATATGGGTGAAGTCATTACAATCAAACAAGTTCTAAATACTTAACCAAAAATAGAAAAATCTCATACGAGTAATCACAAAGTAGTATCAGAGTCAAGATTAAACCCGATCCCCAAATCAAACAATATATTCCGTTTGTTGAATTAAAGGAATCAAATAGCCCTAAGACCTAAATAAATTCCAACGAAATTCAGAGAAAAAtcgaaataattaaataaaaatagaaagtgattTAAAGAAGAACAAACCTAGGGGGTGTTCCAGCTTAAACGAGCTCTTAGCAGCCATGGAGAAACTTGTTGAACGATTTCCTTCTGTGATTTTGCAGCAGCGACAAAACATAAGTAATATACAAGCAAAGAATCAAAGTAATATACAGATTAAAAACGAATACATACAaataataagaagatgaaaccctaCCAAACGAGAAAGATCGAGTTAGGGTTGTTGTTTTTTTAGAGAGAAAGATCGGTCGATTGAGAAGTCGCTGCTtgtcaaaatcaaaaagaagagaAATGTGATCTTGAAGAGGAAGGAGATATATAGCGAAGAGCTAGGGAAACCTAATTTTTATAAGAAAGGGTAAAGGATTGTGTCGGACCCTTATATTGATGACTTTGTTTCGCTAACTTGTCGGACTATTCAGTGTTACTATCTCACATGGTAACTCGGTAATTGTTCGTTTTCACCGACTtatgctttttttttccttttggactAGGTATTAGGCGGTTAGACCCGGGAGTTGAGCCTAGAAGACTGGGCCCTGTGGCTCTTCCCAGGCTATTCCCAAATTCCTTCACACGTCAGTTTGGGAAGAGCTTAGGACCAGCGGTAATTCCCAAAATAAGTAGAGGACTGTTAATTGGTTAGACATTCCTAGTAAGAAAAATGGTTAGTCATCAACCGTTTTTAACAAAACGGATTCTCATTAATCGTTTTCGTTGAAACGGATACTTGTTAGTCGTTTTGTCTGTCTTGACCAATCAACATGGATCCAACCGGGTAACCATTATTTGGTTTACTATTTCTTCTCAACATATATAGAGAACTCGATCAGGATTCAATGCATGCTTCCACTTTCATGGTTTTGGGAGAAAACCCAAGGCTCATCCCATAACCATCACCTTCCCACTCTCTCATCTCGAATCTTTGATTGGGTTTGTTCAAGAACTTTCCAGTTGCTAGTTCCAAGTGGTTGTAAGTAACTTTATCCACTCATTAAGCAAAGGTAATGCCTTAtaaactaaaaccctaatttggtttaATCGTTTAATTGATTTATTCTTGTTACGTTTTATGATGAATAACATAAATTGAATGAATGTATTATTGTTAGTTACTGCTTTGTGCGTATCTTATTTGTATAACATTATTAATTttagtgatttgttgatgaacatAGTTAGTAATTTAGAGAAAAATAATCCAAGTGATGTTGCATGtctaattattttggtaatttACAAGATAGTGATATTATCTCGTATGTAATTTGCTACAATTTTGTTAGAATAAATTGCAGTTGTTGTTGGCTGTTAACTTCGGTATTGTTTCATTCCAATTTTGCGATTATTAGTTGTTTACTTTGTTAATTTCATTGCAAATTTTGCGTTGTTGTAATTTGCAGCATGCCTTTATAAAGGTAGATGTCAATTAAGTATGGGGTTCGGCTTGGAGATTATTCTGATGATGAAGAGACATGATAATTTTTTCATCATGTATCAGGTTATGCTACAAAATACTCAGAATTTACATCAACCAATTCCAAAGCAAGTCAGGCAAAGAAAATCAATTTATAGAGGTAGTGTGGAAGCAGATGCAGGGATGATGCAGGATTATTTTAACGATGGTTGTACTTGGGGACCAAAAAAACTTCATGGTCGTTTAGGTATGTATCGACCACTTTTTTAAAGGATTTTTCATAAGATTTATGAGGTTGACCCAGACTTTCTACAATAAAGAGATGTTGTAAGGATTTCAGGCCATGGCCCACACATGAAAACGTATGTTATTATGAAGTGTCTTTGTAAAGGTATTCCACCTGATAGGGTGGATGACTATACCCGTATGTATGCATCTGCTATTTACTATTATATTAAGAAGTTTTGTGACGCCATTATGTTTGGGTTCAATGCGAAATATATGAGACATCCCACCGTGAATGATACTAAGTGGTTTTTGAAGGAGAACGCAGCACGAGGGATCTCAGGAATGCTTCGTAGCCTAGACTATATGCATTGGGGTTGGAGGGTGAAAAtgtggggggtctaacaaccacatccaacaattcatttggaaatctgagaggacttactccaatatacattctagagaatcaactagacagtcagactcaatctaaaataaagtatatcaaagagtttaatatctctaactcttaattcaatccacaatcagcaaatagaaatctgagcccgattgaatataagaggaattacttgaacggtaccaaagaccaatgttcaagtgtcaatcaatgtaaatcaacaaccaaaggttgtgacaaagcgggggtctaacaaccacacccaatatttcgcttagcaatctgtatggaaaaactccaatatactttctagagaatcaactagacagttagaatcaatctagacaaaagaatatcaaagagtttatacctcaatctctctatttgatctttactcaagcaaatagaaatctgcgagtctttatcaaagagagataacttggatggtaccaaagaccaatatccaagtgtcaatcaatttaaatcaacaaccaaaaggtcggatattttaattgattgaacaacgcacaagctgtattatttcaattatataaacaaatataatgcagaacagaaataacacagataccagaatttttttaacgaggaaaccgcaaatgcagaaaaatcccgggacctagtccagattgaacacacactgtattaagccgctacagacactagcctactccaaattaacttcggtctggactgtagttgaaccccaatcaatctcacactgatccaaggtacaattatactcctacgcctctgatcccagcaggatactgcgcacttgattcccctagctaatctcacccacaactaagagttgctacgacccaaagtcgaagactttaataaacaaatctgtatcacacaaattagtctacgataatagataaattcgtctcccacgaatatacctacgagttttgttccgtcttttgataaatcaaggtgaacaggaaccaatcaataataccagacttatattctcgaagaacagcttagtattatcaatcacctcacaataatcttaatcgacgcagcgaaaaagatattgcgggatcacaaacgatgagacgaagtttgtttgtgattactttttatttttcctatcggagatagaaatatcaagccaattattacaattgtactcgtatgatagaaacaacaagatcaaatcacacaactacgataaaagtagtatcggtctggcttcacaatctcaatgaagtctttaagtcgttaacctggttagaagaagaaaccaaaggttaaaggagaaccgactctagcttagcacaactagtatcacacagaatgtttggggattagatttcctagTCGCtatagttttcccttatatacactttcaaatcagggtttgcaatcaatgttagcttagtaacaaagcattcaatattcaccgttagatgaaaacttgattggattcaagctaatatttctcaaccgttagatcgaaaacttagcttgtcacacacaaatgaaatgtccaattttgggtttatgaaccgtacccaaacattaacatttgttggttcaacaagtcaaccaaaaggttagccatatgattactctcatatcaaccttattcttcttcaccataactagttcaaatgactcaaatgaactagttagagagttgttcaattgtaaggaaatcttatgtaactacacaagacacaattgaagcaaaatctgttagagcactgctcggtcaaactcgcatgcgttgctatctcaagcatgtttgtcaatgttagtgatcaaaactataagtcttgatttctagtctattatagctaagtctcggactaggatagaaagtgtagttgagatcaaggacttcatggcgattcatcatacaagtagaagaactactcaaggaaccggtggaacttctcgaaaaaaaggtatgtgaagacttgaacttatctgtcactcaaaagtctatctactctatctcctacttcttgagacaaaaagtcgtatgctatatatatagacttaaattatacacatttagtatttcaagacgagtatacctcgcctatctatatctcgaaatatgtgttggtaagcttttcgcttcgaccaagtttatctttacctagtgacgaaagtcatgatatgtttcaatcatcctgaaaattgctttgacgagaaatggtgtaacaactatataacgtcctctaagaatgtttcaatgattgtaatgagagtttagattacataaccaatgatggacataagcattgttgtggaaacacatttatgtataagtcctattccttgaaccaaagtttgcgaactttgttgatcaagagaaaccggaagaatggattactgccaagtccgcgaactcagtccgcgaacttccgaacttctcatcccgagaaattatgatggagttgacaaactagttgcatgagtaccagtccgcaaaccggcggaaggtctcttgccgagattttctgctggagtttgtaaactctgtcggttgcttaagtctgcgaacctagtgtgcaaacttaagaaggttatatatctgaagatgatttctgaacttaaactttaaaaagactaaggaatgcagtttgcaaacggtggctataaaagttcatgaaccgattcaagtgaatcaaatcatctttgcttcaattgtgtcttgtgtagttacataagatttccttgcaattgaacaactctctaactagttcatttgagtcatttgaactagttatggtgaagaagaacatggttgatatgaaatgctcatatggctaaccttttggttaactattgttgaaccaacaatgtacacgtttgggtacggttaacaaacctataagcgtgcagttcatttgtgtataacaagctaagtttttgatctaacggttgagaaatattagcttgaatatagatcaggttttcatctaacggtgattattgattgctttgttaccaaggcaaaaccctgattttgaaagactatataaaggagacatctagtattatggaaaactaatccccacaccttacgtgtgatactagtttgcgtactagagtcggttctcctttaacctttggttttattcttctaaaaccaggttaacgacttaaagacttcattgggattgtgaagccagatcgatattacttttatcgtagttgtgtgatctgatcttgcatcttctatcgtacgagtacaatcagattgattggcttgagatttgatatctccgataggcaagatataagaagtaatcacaaacatcttcgtctcattgtttgtgattccaaaacatcttgtttcgctaccatacgattaagattgttgtgagatgattgattaatctaggctgttcttcgggaatataagaccggattatcaattggttcctgttcaccttgattattatcaaaagactaaacaaaaactttagggtttttctgtgggagacagattgatcctttgatagacttgtctatgtgagacagatttgtttattgtcaaagcctgcgattttggatcgtagcaactcttagttgtgggtgagattagataagggaatcaagtgcgcagtatcatgttTGGATCAaatgcgtagggagtacaactgtaccttggatcagtgggagactgattgggtttcaactacagtccagtacgaagttagcttggagtaggctagtgtctgtagcggcttaatacactgtgtgttcaatctagact
This is a stretch of genomic DNA from Papaver somniferum cultivar HN1 chromosome 1, ASM357369v1, whole genome shotgun sequence. It encodes these proteins:
- the LOC113305160 gene encoding autophagy-related protein 8C isoform X2; its protein translation is MAAKSSFKLEHPLERRQAEAARIREKYPDRIPVIVEKAERSDIPDIDKKKYLVPADLTVGQFVYVVRKRIKLSAEKAIFIFVKNILPPTAAMMSAIYEENKDEDGFLYMTYSGENTFGF
- the LOC113305160 gene encoding autophagy-related protein 8C isoform X1, translating into MFCRCCKITEGNRSTSFSMAAKSSFKLEHPLERRQAEAARIREKYPDRIPVIVEKAERSDIPDIDKKKYLVPADLTVGQFVYVVRKRIKLSAEKAIFIFVKNILPPTAAMMSAIYEENKDEDGFLYMTYSGENTFGF